A portion of the Juglans microcarpa x Juglans regia isolate MS1-56 chromosome 1D, Jm3101_v1.0, whole genome shotgun sequence genome contains these proteins:
- the LOC121236136 gene encoding (+)-neomenthol dehydrogenase-like: MAEATQRIAVVTGGNKGIGFELCRLLALKGITVVLTARNENRGLEAVEKLKEFGLSNHVIFHQLDVTDTASIASLADFIKTRFGKLDILVNNAGIIGCTLDGDALRALGVDLTAEGVEVDWSGILLTQTNEEAEECVETNYNGPKRMVEALITLLQLSDSPRIVNVSSSGGQLKEIRNEWAKGVLSDAESLTEERVDGVLNKFMKDFKEGALEENGWPAYLSAYVVSKAALNGYTRVLAKKYPSFLINCVCPGYAKTDINFNAGFLTVEESAESLLRLALLPDGGPSGLFFFRNQVSPF; this comes from the exons ATGGCAGAAGCAACACAGAG GATTGCGGTAGTTACAGGCGGAAACAAGGGGATTGGTTTTGAACTATGCAGGCTGTTGGCTTTGAAAGGAATCACGGTGGTGTTGACAGCAAGAAATGAGAATAGGGGTCTTGAAGCTGTTGAGAAGCTGAAAGAGTTTGGGCTCTCTAATCATGTGATTTTTCATCAGCTTGATGTGACTGACACTGCTAGTATTGCTTCTCTTGCAGATTTCATCAAAACCAGATTTGGGAAACTCGATATTTTG GTGAACAATGCAGGGATTATTGGATGTACACTGGATGGCGATGCTTTAAGAGCTTTAGGTGTAGATTTAACG GCCGAAGGAGTAGAGGTCGATTGGAGTGGAATATTGCTGACTCAAACAAATGAAGAAGCTGAAGAATGTGTGGAAACAAACTACAATGGTCCCAAGAGGATGGTTGAAGCACTAATTACTCTTCTTCAGTTATCTGATTCACCAAGGATTGTTAATGTTTCCTCCTCGGGAGGGCAGTTAAAG GAAATACGAAATGAGTGGGCTAAAGGAGTGTTAAGTGATGCTGAAAGCTTGACAGAAGAAAGAGTGGATGGcgttttaaataaattcatgaaaGATTTCAAGGAAGGTGCATTGGAAGAAAATGGCTGGCCTGCCTATTTGTCTGCATATGTAGTTTCAAAAGCAGCTTTGAATGGCTACACAAGAGTTTTGGCCAAGAAGTATCCATCTTTTCTTATCAACTGCGTCTGTCCTGGCTATGCCAAGACTGATATAAACTTCAATGCTGGCTTCTTAACAGTCGAAGAAAGTGCTGAAAGTCTTCTCAGGTTGGCACTGCTTCCTGATGGAGGTCCTTCTGGCCTTTTCTTCTTTCGGAATCAGGTGTCGCCTTTTTGA